Proteins encoded in a region of the Acipenser ruthenus chromosome 43, fAciRut3.2 maternal haplotype, whole genome shotgun sequence genome:
- the LOC117965877 gene encoding zinc finger protein 664-like has translation MDSVKMESVQIKEEFSEPELVPFRAEIAGLASLPIKQELCEMQCDSSQPEVSEIKAEHSELEISQTEEPLPVKQEEVLEINHIKQEPPEVEFAHMEPGKEESEDFKPNIPKLERVCVREQGAGEEGSPNSMQGGGKEDGQSHSECNLAGSSPAAKARAGGGEYPDCGKGFMQIGHLNKTQRTHTGEKPYCCTDCGKSFRQSNSLVLHQRTHTGEKPCHCSDCGKSFSRSDSLVSHQRTHTGEKPYQCSDCGKSFSRSDSLVSHQRTHTGEKPYYCSDCGNSFSRSDHLVSHQRTHTGEKPYHCSDCGNSFSRSDHLVSHQRTHTGEKPYHCFDCGKSFRQLGSLKEHQRVHTGEKPYHCSDCGKSFSQLGSLKKHQRVHTGEKLCCCSDCRKSFHLKQAVQKHQRIHRGEEP, from the exons atggacagtgtgaagatggaatctgtccagattaaagaggagttctctGAACCTGAACTTGTCCCCTTTAGAGCGGAGATcgctgggctggcttccctccccattaaacaggagctctgtgagatgcaatgtgacagcagtcagccagaggtatctgagattaaagctgagcacagtgAATTGGAGATCtctcagacagaagaaccccttcctgtgaaacaagaagaggtgctggaaattaaccatattaaacaggagccccctgaagtagagtttgcccacatggaaccagggaaggaagaatccgaggacttcaaaccaaacatccctaagctggagagagtctgtgtgagagagcaaggtgctggagaggaaggctctcccaacagcatgcaaggaggtggaaaggaagacgggcagtcacattcagaatgcaatctagcag gttccagtccagcagctaaagcgagggcaggcggtggagaatatcctgactgtgggaaaggtttcatgCAGATAgggcatttaaacaaaacccagcgaactcacacaggcgagaaaccgtattgctgcactgactgtgggaagagtttcagacagtcaaacagccttgttttacaccagcgaactcacacaggcgagaaaccgtgtcactgttctgactgtgggaagagtttcagtcggtcagacagccttgtttcacaccagcgaactcacacaggagagaaaccgtatcagtgttctgactgtgggaagagtttcagtcggtcagacagccttgtttcacaccagcgaactcacacaggagagaaaccgtattacTGCTCGGACTGTGGGAatagtttcagtcggtcagaccaccttgtttcacaccagcgaactcacacaggagagaaaccgtatcactgctcggACTGTGGGAatagtttcagtcggtcagaccaccttgtttcacaccagcgaactcacacaggagagaaaccgtatcactgttttgactgtgggaagagtttcagacagttaggaagcctaaaagaacaccagcgagttcacacaggagagaaaccgtatcactgttctgactgtgggaagagtttcagtcagttaggaagcctaaaaaaacaccagcgagttcacacaggagagaaactgtgttgctgctctgactgtaggAAGAGTTTCCATCTTAAACAAGCcgttcaaaaacaccagcgaattcacagaggagaggaACCTTAA